In a genomic window of Chryseobacterium sp. G0162:
- a CDS encoding RagB/SusD family nutrient uptake outer membrane protein, with protein sequence MKYNTHIIIGAGLIFLIFLSSCEKLVEIDPPTDQINTAAVFEDTHTAEAALANLMAEIRDNSMFSGGSNGLAAFLSSYTDELDAYFISNTNAAQDIYHNQQLSGNISVELIWRNAYKEIYMANSIAEGLERSSSIPVNDRQRIAGTALLVRSMIYFNLQRLFGDVPYTETTDFTINKSLQRMPENQVLDHLEKDLLKSAAMLADEYTSTERLYPNRKVAQLVLAEVYLSRQKWAEAEQMGKEVISSPMYSFEEDVKKVFLNTGKHILWQMKPQNENDGTAEALQYYFANAAPSSYALSVDLMALFSDADLRKQFWTLPVSFNGKTWYRAYKYKNLAPNTTEYSVLFRLEEGYCILAEAMAQQGKIAEAAVYLNRIRQRAGLAAVTAGLTQEMFLNELLEEKRREFFTEKGQRFFDLKRMGKLQQLTALKSNWKPYHRLWPIPLNELLLNPNLNPQNEGY encoded by the coding sequence CAGAGGCTGCATTGGCTAACCTGATGGCAGAAATAAGGGATAACTCCATGTTTTCGGGAGGAAGTAACGGCCTCGCAGCCTTTTTATCAAGCTATACCGATGAACTAGATGCCTACTTCATCAGTAATACCAATGCAGCCCAGGATATTTATCATAACCAGCAGCTTTCAGGGAATATCAGCGTGGAACTGATATGGCGCAATGCTTATAAAGAAATTTATATGGCGAACTCCATTGCAGAAGGGCTGGAGAGGTCTTCATCGATACCGGTGAATGATAGACAGCGTATTGCCGGAACGGCCCTCCTGGTGCGTTCAATGATTTATTTTAATCTTCAGCGTTTATTTGGAGATGTACCTTACACGGAAACAACCGATTTTACAATCAATAAAAGCCTTCAGAGGATGCCGGAAAATCAGGTGCTGGATCACCTTGAAAAGGATCTACTGAAATCTGCAGCTATGCTGGCTGATGAGTATACATCAACAGAAAGGCTATATCCTAACCGTAAAGTGGCACAGCTGGTTTTGGCTGAAGTGTATCTGTCCCGGCAAAAGTGGGCGGAGGCAGAACAAATGGGGAAGGAGGTGATCAGCAGTCCAATGTATAGTTTTGAGGAGGATGTAAAGAAAGTGTTTTTAAACACAGGAAAACATATCCTTTGGCAGATGAAGCCTCAGAATGAAAATGATGGCACTGCGGAGGCTTTACAGTATTATTTTGCCAATGCCGCACCTTCTTCTTATGCGCTTTCCGTGGATCTTATGGCTTTATTCTCTGATGCAGACCTTAGAAAGCAGTTCTGGACACTTCCTGTGAGCTTTAACGGAAAGACATGGTACAGGGCCTATAAGTATAAAAACCTCGCCCCCAATACGACAGAGTATTCGGTTCTTTTCAGATTGGAAGAGGGATATTGTATCCTGGCTGAAGCGATGGCACAGCAGGGAAAAATCGCAGAAGCCGCTGTTTATCTTAACCGTATAAGACAAAGAGCAGGTCTTGCTGCTGTTACAGCAGGGCTAACGCAGGAAATGTTCCTTAATGAACTCCTGGAGGAAAAACGGCGGGAATTCTTTACAGAGAAAGGACAACGGTTCTTTGATCTGAAAAGAATGGGAAAGCTGCAGCAGCTTACCGCCCTAAAATCTAACTGGAAGCCTTACCACAGGCTTTGGCCCATACCCCTTAATGAACTCTTACTCAACCCTAATTTAAATCCTCAGAATGAAGGCTATTAA